The Nomia melanderi isolate GNS246 chromosome 6, iyNomMela1, whole genome shotgun sequence genomic sequence GATCTCGAAACAATTCAGGAATGAACATATTCAAATGATTTCCGGTGTGAATAACGTTCATCGTACAACAGTATTTTGAGTATTTTGAGTAATAATCGAACAGCATTCATTCATCCTCACGCAATTTAGTGAACTATTCTGCATATTCGCACAGACGACAGTGGAATGTGCACTTTCGTAATTGTTTGTGCATTCTGAAGTTATCCTGCAGTCAGCTTAAATCACGTGATATCACTCATGGACTGATATGATATTAGGCTGAACAGAATGTTGTGTCAAGAAATTCCAGGGTTATCACTTAATTGTGCGTTTTcctaagaaattttaattatttgtggaTATGTTACTGTGGGTGTAACTTCAAGTAACTCTTTTctttatgatatatatatatatatatataaacaaaagcAAGTGTCTACATTGTCTTTTTCTGGGTCAAAGATACGTCTCACCTTAACTTTTCTCACAATTGTCAAAGATCCTTCTagttaaatctaaataaaattgtCCTGTTGTTTTCAGACAATAATAAAGTTAAATTGTAGGCAGAAGAGAAGATCTTTAAaggataaattaaattatttaaaataacggTACATACAATATCCATCAATTTAGTGAAAATCTATAGTAGCTTTTGTTTCAAACAGTTCACCCGTTACATACATGGACTCTCGTCATAGAAAAAGTTCCTTAAAATCACGTCCCTGGCAGCGTACCCGAAAATCTTTGAAATCGATGAGAACGCTACACGAAACAATTCTTATGAATTAATGAAGTTTTTCCAAGTACTTCGTTCCTTTTCAGATACCTCTTGTTTGTATACATTCAAGAGATAAGTGAATCAGCAACTGCACTTTAGACTCAGAAATAAATTATCCGTTTTAAAAAATAGTCACTTTTCCTTTGAATCTTCCGACGAAACTTTCTGTTCAGCCTTCGTCATCGGTGGGTTCACGTCTATTCGCGCTGGATTTCAGATTGCatgataatttcaaaaagttaagactatatagaattaaattcatgacaatgtggCTTATAAACTTCAATGTTGTAACATCCGTGTCATTTTGCatcgcaatgaaaatgaattctatagcattcacgtccgTATTAACTCTAACCAAACCACAATGCGACTTCGAGTCACATTTAAACTTTTCACTTAAATCTGATTATTTCacattgcatttccaaaagctATTTGGACTTCTAAAATTTGGGCGCTATAAACAAAAGCAATAACAtgttaatcattccttttattctcataagtaaCTGAGAGTCACGCGGTATGATTCgctataaaaacacgtggtacgattagagtTAAATACGTCGAAGGTTACGAACAGTTCGATTGGATACAGGTATAGCGCGCGAACAAGGACCGCCGCGAAAGCAGGCATGGAGATTAAGAAAATCGAGGAAAACAGATGCATTGCCGAAATAAACAAAGAACAGAAGGTCTTCGTCACAATCGCGCACAGGTAAAGATGACACTGTCCACCGCGAGCTGGTGCAACCGACGAGAACGTAGATACAACGAGAGGACTAACAATCTCTCCAGAGACAAAAGTAATTCTTGAGACCCCCGTTAGTTCGAGTCGGCTTCACCGGGGATTTCAATGCCGTACAAGCAAGGACTTAGCCACGCCCGTGCCAGACCCCAATTTGGAAAACGAGCGATGTCAACTACCGCCTAAGGAAATAACGGATTAACAGTTCCGACGGGATTACTTTTATAGCCATCCATTCTACGCCGGAGGTATAGGCACGACGTTCCAAGCAGAAAACGGGCAAAATTCAACCGTGAAATCTAAAGTTCAAGTGGCCTCTGGCCAAGGAATCATCGAAACCGTGACGAAATACGACAGCGTTTGCTGATTGAACGAGCAACAGACACATCCGATAACACGAAATATGGCGGACAACTTGAGAGAAGTCGAAGGAATGAAGTAGAATCTCATCGTCGTGTAAAAGAGTAGATTTTGACTAGCAGAATGATGACGGCAGTGCTGTCGCCTCGCGTAAATCGTTAAGTAGACGAACTACCGAATTCGATCCCGTTTTAATAGCTCCTGGGATACACGTTCTGTTCGGTGGGTTGGGCTCGCTGCCTCGTGTCGCCGCGGTTCTCCTGGATCTGCACCCAGTTCAGGTACCAAAATGGCTGCTTGTCTCTCGGCCAGGTTTTGATTCTGTTGATCAGGTCGACGTCGCCGAGCGCGTCGACCGGCAGGTCCAACGGAttcaccgtcgtcgtcgtcgtcgtgggcCTTGAGGACTGAGCATCCACGCCTATTCGGTTTCCCAGCGCCGCCATTGCGACGGCCTGTTCTTGGATGTACTGCGGAAGAACCTGGGGATAGCGATTTCGGTCCGCGCTGCCGGCGTAAGGCGGCCTCTGAGATTGGGCCAGATAGAGCACGGCGAACAGAATTACGATGTGTTTCATCTGTAACGAGAAATTAGACGGAATCGGTATTACTTCGCGAAGattgttaaaaaatttcattgctCCGGCCTGCTTCCATTCGCGTCGAAGATTCGATTACTAGTATCTCCGGCTACGCGTATCTTTCGTTTTCAGCGAGTTCATTGCTTCCTATTAACTTGGCCTGATTTTATTCCCCTCGCAGGGAACTGGTATTTTCACGGTTCGCCCGTGATCACTGTTGAAAACTGGAATTTCTACCTGGCCTTTCACGAAAGCACGCGCGATAATATATCAGGGAAACTGCGCCTCGCCCGCGAAATTAACGAATATTCGCGGATTCCTCTGCCCGGCGAGCTAGAAAATGCAATTGTTAGCTTCGCATTTGTGCAGTTTGTCGAACGGTTGTTAATTTCCGGCGAATATTAGAAACACCGAATGAAAACATGCGGATAATGAGTATTCAATcggtaaaactaatcaaacacTTAGCGCATCAATTTTCAATGAACGGCTACAACATTCCAAGGAAATTAACACATTCCTCTCGCAGTTTATAGATATTTGCACGAGAATAGAATTTCTACTGTACAGAAATATTGAATGCAGCCCGATAATTGTATTCCTTCCCATGTACTTACCATGGTGTCACTTGAACGTTTCTGCGTCGTAAAAATTCTCAGCGCGCGGATTCGATCACAGACTCGCGATCGTTCGGATCCAGCTACCACGGTCAAATGTGTCCAAGACGTTGGCGGCCCGTTGTATATAAATCCGCGAATACCGGGATCCCCACCACTAGAAGGGAACGAGTCATATGTGCGTCGATGGGAAATCGCTGCAACTTCCCGGCTCCATTCCCCACGAGAAGACGCGTGTGTGCATCTTTCTGGGCGCCGTGAAATTCCCGTCCCGGAGGGCAAAGATGGTGGAGAACACGTTTCAGACGTCACCGACGTCTTTCTCGCAGGACACGAGACTAATTTCTCTTCGCATCAACGCGCCTAATTCGGGTTAATCCTTGCCCAGCCGCGTTCTCCTCAATTATCGGCCGATTATGCGAACGGATCCGTAACCCTGATACCGACAGTATTTTTGTTTCCGTAAACAGGAGACTACGATGCTTACATCGGAGCTGGTTCTCAATGAATTCGCAAGTACAATCGTTCGTTTTGTTGCCCCTTCGATGCTCACCGTTTGattcaaaattctaaagttaCTTCAAGGCGCACTGCTCTCATGTAACCTTCATACGGCTTTTAAAATCAATCGTATTTAAAGTATCGCGTTACGCGCTAGCCGTGCGTGCTCGTAACGATCGCAAACGAAATTTATACCCCCAATAGTCGTAAATAGATGGTGGAGATTAGATCTTCGAATTTCATCGCGTTAAGTGTAATTTCGCGTACCGCGGACGTGTAACGTCTGCGGTTTGTTTGTGTGCCTCGGATAATTTGGATACGGAAGAGAACGATTATACACTCTTCCAATGCTTGCCTACAATAGGTTATTATGTGCATTCGACCAgagaaatttgtatttgaacAGTTCGCGGAACTCCATTACAAGTATTAGCTGTTCGAATCAAATGGCTGCCGCCGCTGCGGAATAATTACACATTTCGGACAGGTTTTCCGGGGTTTCATTAATGTTAACGGTAATTTGCGGTTCGCGGTAATGAAACGAATTTCGCGGAACGTTCTTCCATTTTAAAGAGGTTTCAACATTACACGTGAACTTTTACATCGAGCGGTAAGAATGCGgagtttatatttaaatatgaaatgtcaTTGTTCCATCGTTTATCATTGTTCCTATAATAACTTGATATTTCTCGGATACGCGCGAAACAAATCGTGTCGGCGAAGAGTGCTGCGGTTTCCAGTCGCAAATGAATATCTGACTGATTCACTCGGATATGTGACACATTGAAACCGcacgaaattgaaaattgttactttcggtgttattgttattttccAGGCACGAAGGGATGGTGTTTTCTGTCATCGCGATACCGCCGCCGTTGACGGCCATTATTGCGGTTTTAAAGCGGCGATGCTCGTTCCGCTCTCCATCTCTGTCTCGCCGCGATTTTTATACGAAAAAATAGGATCGGCTAGATTAATCGCAGTAAATTCCAATCAAATGCGAGATAAATACTTTCTGTTATGTGAACATAGTCCACGACCTTGCTACACTGTGCTGTAAATCATTTCTTTACATCGAATCGAGATAGAAAAGAAGTCATTGATGTAATCGTTCTAAAATTCCATCTTGGCTTGGCGTATTTAAGATTCTCATTCCAGTATGAGCAACACAGCGGATGATATACAATCGAGATACTTAATTCGAAACAGTGCAAGAAAGGTCACGGCTACAGGAAGGTTCCCGTACTTCCTGGGTGCTCTCGATTTAATTCTTCGCGTATCAAACACTTCAATCGCAATCTTCAATTTATTTACTTCATTCTTATCATTTCGCgagtataaatttaaattgatgtAAAGAGAACATATAAAATTACTCCCAATCAATTAGAACACCTGAAACTCTtcggaaaaatttaatatagaataaagaAGTTCCCTTCGTTAGAATAGATTCATTTAGATATTTGAAGCAATTACTTCGAAATTCTGAGTTTTTTAACCTCCTGCCCTaggatttatttttttaactgtGACTGACGCAACTGCTtcatcattaacacgttgactgccacgagaatttcgaacgttttgtgtaacgatacatctttaataacaaaggcaaatggtatcagaaataattattaatgactcgGTATCACAGAACACgcgttacactatcatctagctgtttgtgttaccaagaatttttattcgacatcagttttctaaTTGTAATTGCATTTAAGCAATTTtagtgacagtcaacgtgttaataatttattagaaaaaaaaggaactttGATGCTTGTTTTATGTGTACGTTTCctccaaagattaacgattgataatcgaaaagtaataatttataggTAATaacttattttcatattttataagtaaGAATATAActtagttaatattttataagcaataaattattaataataatatagaatagtaataacacttagatttttcaaactcggttgaaaattttcatcacgagtctgatattgtagttcaaagggttaagattcctGTAAAGCATTATTTTTAACCaggtaactgtggaatttagttggaaaaacctctcgttctgcgcgcaataaaataaaaaaatggagcgtgtactcatcgaacgcaggacgaacgcacgtagagtatattttaatgaaagatcaaagcgagacaacgaagaattacatgtttatgtgaaaaaataaagaattcagcgCTGAAAGATTAGCATCATGTCAAGCTTTGCGATGAGATTAGGTATCTATCTATTTTATAGCTGAAATAGCCAATGGATGAGGTTCGTCGCGGCTGAGCTCCACGAACGGAATGCTGGAAATATCAGGAGCACAAAGCCGATCAGGCGTGCGAGTTCTCGGTAAACTCGTGGATTTTCCTGAAAACCGCTGCATGGTGCCCTGCTCCTCTGGCTGTGCGCCATTGTCGCCATTGACCGAAAGGAACTTCACCGCGATTTTTACTGTCACGGTCAAGTTTGCGTCCCGGTTACCCTGCGGCCGAGAAATCGCTGGGAAACCATGAGATCCTGGGTTTTTCCAGACCCGCTGTAAACATCGCAATAAAATTCGTTCTCGAAGGAGGATGATTAAACCTAACCACTGCTCCCTGTGTTTGTAAAGCTGGAGTCTATGTTGGTTTTCCGTTATGTAATTCAGAAATATTGTTCACGAGTGAGAATGATCATTACCGTCTCATTCAAGTGTTTCCCAGCTTTGAAATTCCCACGTTCAGCCGCTGAACAATGGACCGCTGATTCCCTATCTCTCGGTTGTTACTTAAAGTTTATTGTCTGGAACGCGTCTAAGAATTCGTCTTCGTACCGCGATTTGATCCAGTGCGATCTGGCCGATCGATAAATACCCGACTCGATTTGATACGCGTCATAACGCGTTGGGATTACACGGTCTAATCGTTCGACGATTTTTTCCTTGCTCTTTGACATTTGGACATCCACGCATGATAAGATTCCCCCTCGACGATTGATACGTGGATATTTAATGaaagaatgtaaataaagttCTAAGAACAGAGGTTCTTATCTGGAGAAGATAATCATTgttgttagtattattaatatattctgtaaGAAGTAGAATGCACTTCCTATTATAGAAAGAAAGATTGAATAAGGATCATATGGATCGTTTTTgaactttcatttttattttcacactaaactaccgagcgttaaattgactttttgaaattccactatagaaacttcaagagtgtatTGAGACTGTAattaattcagttcgcgtattggtaaatcaattttttaaataatttctcagaggaacacctatcataataatttcaaaatgaagaaatcgggGAGTCTTTTCGatctgtctggtagtttcagtgttaaacatgTATATGGTTAGCTGATTGCTAACTTATTTCAAATCTTGATTGTATTCGATCGATCAAATGATTGCTATTTATTGGcttattgttagtattattcAAAGAGCTCCATGGTGTATgcaaataaacatattttaactAACCAAGGAGGAAAacgtaaatatagaattaaataaaggCGAGGACGGCATAGTTCGCATCATGAAAAATGACACAGCTTTCTGCAGCCGCAACCCGTTTAGATATCAAAGTATggcaatataattaaattcatcaTTTATTTGCCGCTCGAAACCTGTTTGAAATAAGGTTTTCCTGTTCTTGTAAGGAGGGCGTGTATACATGGTGTCCATCGATGCCTTGCGTTTCTACTACGTCTGAGGACACCGTAGAACTTCGAACAGTTCACAGTCGTAGATGATTctataatttagaatttagaaaatttatattaaacaaaaaatgtttGATTTCTAAAAATGATTGTGTACTTGAAATTAGTCACTATATGCGTTAGCTATTGTTCGTACTTTAGAAATAGTATTTGTTCAAAATAGACAAGTTTCAAAACTTTAGAAATAGTTTGGTTTCAAAACATGATTGTGCTCCtgaaattaattactatatGTATTACCTATTATTCGTACTTTAGAAATAGTATTCGTTCAATATCTTATCGAAGAAAATGACATTCACTTTCTATCTAGTTCACGAATTCAAAATCAAATGCCCTTTAAAGGCAGCATATATCCAAATTGGAGgcacagaaaaataattgtgaaataattaacaatattgcGCGTTCTTGCACGACCATTAAGTAAAATGTAATTCTTTCAAACGCGGAATTTATCTTCGTGAAAGAAGTCTCTCATAATGTAAAGTatcttaaaaattcatatttttaatacaatctGTTCGTTAACGCACTATATATTCGGAATTATCTTTGTATTTACAGGTCACGCCGGTTCACCATGTTTCCCGGCAACGCACACCATCCTGTAAATCAGCGATTCCGCGAGAACTTGTGAGTGTgcgtaattatttccaataacaTAATGCGTGAGTAATCAATGTTTTAGGTAATAAAAAGTCGAGAATGGAAAATCACGCTATACGAAATACAGAAAACCCAAGAAAATgtacaagtaaataaaattcagtgtATCATTCTTGCAGTGATTATCTTTCATATTAACCAAGAGTATCAACAAAACTCCAAATTTTTAACATCTGCAGCCTCAAACAAATGCATAATATCAATCCTTGGCCACAAACTTAAATTGCAAAATGAATCATAATTTTGCGTATTGATCGAGCAGGCAACTATGATTTTCTGCATTTATTGTCAGATGGCAGTTCTGACTAATGCTGTGAACATTACCTCTACAAGAAGCAGGAATATTAACCCTAggattttgtttttccttttcatAATTCgaaatagtaaaatgttttctttatataataaatcgGAATGTTATAATTAATCGTTCATTGcggaatatttaacaaatattccaTTAGTAACACAGAATAGCAGTGCCTAATCTATTAAAGAACCGTTAaggtaatttaaaaaacaatttttaaaattaccgTTTCTTTATCCAGAATTGGTTACGCCATTTATTATGAAACTGCTCAAACTTCTAACCAAATGGTACTCCAGATTGTTTCTCCTAGGTGGCGTCATTAAACAAACTATCTCTGGCCTTGTCACtcctatatatttattcttatctCTACTTGTCCATGATTGCTGGCGCCACATATTGTGAAACCATTCAAACTTCTGGGCAAAAAGTATCAAATTGTATCTCCTAAGgtaacgtggatttattaacccttagcactccaggttgttttgtaatctatcagcaactgcaactaatttttaaagtattcctagcgaatataagaaatgctataacatttcttcgatctttcattttccttctcagtgaaaaaatttggatgtgtggaaaatttaataattttagggtagtttctttaagattcattaaaatatttaatattataactggtgcaatattggagtctacagagttcaaagggttaagagtggCTTTAAATTTCAGGTTAGATATTCtttaatcagtttctttagtaatttttcagagaGGTGTTCGTACCGTTTTAGTAATTACGAAAGGAATAAAAAGGAATGTGTCACTTTGACCtatctgatagttctagtgttaaaaaaaaataatttttgctaGGAGAATTTTTGACTATTGCGAAACTGAGACACAAAATTGTGAGAAAGGGTTTTATCATAATAGTATCATTTTCTATGATACCGACACAATGAGGaatgaaattacaatagaaTTCGATACTTTTTCGTCATTCCTTTgaggtacatatatatatatatatttattttatattgttaatgTTCACATGTTCAGTGGCGTTTTCAAAAATAGCTGTTTCCGTACGCATCGTGAAGCGATGCTTGTCCTATACTGCAACGATAACGTAGGAAGTGACATTATAATAGTAAAACgcctttttacaaaattttatgtcttaattttaatattgtggAAAATCCTTctcataaacatttttcttattcaaAAAGAACCTCTGTATCGGTAGAATATGAGacttatcaaaatataaaagtttcaaaaattacagGGAGTGACATTGAAATGATAAAACCCTTTTTTgtcaaattttacattttaatcttCGCATCATTAAAAGTCCCCCTCATAAACATTGTTTTTTATGTAAAACGAAACtatttgcaaaatttcagcCTCATTGGATTTGTCAAGTTTTCGAAAGTCTTGTATTTTGTAGAATAATAAATGGATTTTatctaaaagtaaaaataatatcttcctTAATAATGATGGCACGAAATTGTTGATATAATTCAGAAGAAAGATTATAGTACAAATTggataatattttttgttttatctttttttataatGTGGTACAATAAGGAGCTAttgttatgtaaataattaagaTAATGAAATTCTGTGTATAATCATAGACGAGGTGTGCAATATAGTTAACGCATGTCTTGTTTTGTAACCAAACATGTCAGTATTTAAAAATGGCCGTAGATGCGAGTAACTAGATGTAATTTTCGTCGGACTACAATCGATATACTCTTGTAATCGTCTCGGTAAATGCGTCAATGGCCTAACTTATTTATGGTATATTCCATTCTTTTTATTAGCCTGCCAAGTATTTTGACGTAAGAACCTCGTGAATACcgatttatatttttgatgCTACATCTTGCTCATAACATTTGGCGAAACCAGAATTGATTCAGTTACTCAATATTTGTCTGGGATGTTCGTTCCTCTATAATCAGCTCGTCGATCTGGGCAGGTAAATGACACTACTTTTTTTTTCTCATGTATAGCAATTACGTCCTAAAATGATATCGCGGTAACAATTGTCTAGCAAGGTTAACTGTGGAAAGCCATTGAACAAAAAGAAATACTTCTTCAACAGTGTAAGAATATTTATAGAGAAACACCATGTCATCTGGTTTTAACGATGGTCCACAGAACACAGGCACACTTCCGAAAAGCAATAGAAGAAATGATAGAAATAGGGAACGGTCAGCTGCTAATCAATTTGTAAATCATTCTTCTTATCATGGACATGCACAACATTCTAACAATTTg encodes the following:
- the LOC116427885 gene encoding uncharacterized protein LOC116427885, with amino-acid sequence MMKHIVILFAVLYLAQSQRPPYAGSADRNRYPQVLPQYIQEQAVAMAALGNRIGVDAQSSRPTTTTTTVNPLDLPVDALGDVDLINRIKTWPRDKQPFWYLNWVQIQENRGDTRQRAQPTEQNVYPRSY